In Pleurocapsa sp. PCC 7319, the following are encoded in one genomic region:
- a CDS encoding tetratricopeptide repeat protein: MKARNKNSQRIYRNAIAKFDQDLIETYYKRGKTYLKLKDYIAAIKDFDTVLQLNPQDTRVYLIRGYTYGELKNYQQEIADYSEAIRLAPQLAKAYRSRGFAYGILHNYEQAIADFEQAIKLSPNYTQAYYNRGCIYKGLLELPKAIADFSRVIELNADNVAAYYHRACIYNLQEKYHQAIADFSAVIRLNPDHAKAYSGRGKANLKLKYHRNAIIDFSQAILLNPQDLQSIYNQGKAYQKLKDYRNALDSYNEVIHLQPRLASVYQDRAHIYGKLKDYPQAITDYSTAIDLNPENAEAYYSRGSAYSLLHEYQQAIIDYSRVISLDREHGNAYYNRGVTYAYLEQYQQAITDYNQSIAINPQSAPSYNNRGNAFKELKEYRQAISDYTQAIFFDPDFSDAYYNRGLVYHSLQKPQKALKDLALAADLFHKQGKVNLAKQTRNKIQKLFGNHQVFR, encoded by the coding sequence ATGAAGGCGAGGAACAAGAACTCTCAGCGGATTTATCGCAATGCAATTGCTAAGTTCGATCAAGATCTTATTGAAACCTATTATAAGCGAGGTAAAACTTATCTTAAGTTGAAAGATTACATTGCAGCGATTAAAGATTTTGATACTGTTCTTCAACTCAATCCCCAGGATACTAGGGTTTATTTAATTCGGGGTTATACCTATGGTGAACTAAAAAACTATCAACAAGAGATTGCTGACTATAGCGAGGCAATTCGCCTTGCCCCTCAATTGGCTAAAGCATATCGTAGTCGTGGTTTTGCTTATGGTATTTTGCACAATTATGAACAGGCGATCGCTGATTTTGAGCAAGCCATTAAGCTCAGCCCTAATTATACTCAGGCTTATTACAATCGTGGCTGTATTTACAAGGGTTTATTAGAACTACCAAAAGCGATCGCTGACTTTAGCCGAGTGATTGAACTTAATGCTGATAATGTAGCAGCCTATTATCATCGAGCTTGTATTTACAACCTACAGGAAAAATATCATCAAGCGATCGCCGACTTTTCGGCAGTAATTCGCCTCAATCCTGACCATGCTAAAGCCTATAGTGGTAGGGGAAAAGCAAATTTAAAGCTCAAATATCACCGTAATGCCATTATTGATTTTAGTCAGGCAATTTTGCTTAATCCTCAAGATCTACAGTCAATCTATAATCAGGGGAAAGCCTATCAAAAACTAAAAGATTATCGTAATGCTCTCGATAGTTACAATGAGGTGATTCATCTTCAGCCAAGATTAGCTTCTGTTTATCAAGATCGAGCTCATATTTATGGCAAACTTAAAGATTATCCTCAGGCGATCACTGATTATTCCACAGCTATTGATTTAAACCCCGAGAATGCCGAAGCTTACTATAGTCGAGGCAGTGCTTATAGCTTGCTGCATGAGTATCAACAAGCAATCATCGATTATTCTCGAGTAATTAGTTTGGATCGAGAGCATGGTAACGCCTACTATAATCGAGGTGTTACCTATGCTTATTTGGAACAATATCAACAAGCAATTACCGATTATAATCAGTCAATTGCCATTAATCCCCAATCTGCCCCTAGTTATAACAATCGAGGTAATGCTTTCAAAGAATTAAAGGAATATCGCCAGGCGATTAGCGATTATACTCAGGCCATTTTTTTTGACCCTGATTTCAGCGATGCTTATTACAATCGAGGATTGGTTTACCATAGTCTGCAAAAACCGCAAAAAGCTCTTAAAGATTTAGCTTTAGCTGCCGATCTATTTCATAAACAGGGCAAAGTAAATTTAGCCAAACAAACTCGAAATAAGATCCAAAAGCTGTTTGGAAATCACCAGGTTTTTAGGTAG
- a CDS encoding bifunctional sterol desaturase/short chain dehydrogenase gives MTISLGMGLAIALASVLWVELVRDVYHTLSHLWQPLYRLHVWHHRVFRRDLSVVSDQIYRQAHWYNDLPECLVMLLLSILPWVIVHTGNLSPQWTAWTGSLYTLSFLLGAIGRGLGIPLVDELTDVTHRPGEFTSLPARWFVNRPYHWRHHFDNQDAYFSGTFTLVDKIMGTALSLKNKRIAVTGASGTLGQALLTQLYLAGAKVTALTSSGNSIVLNVPGKELPLKTLSWQIGQEAQLVAELEQIDILVINHGVNVHEQRDLAAITKSYEVNAFSSLRLMESFFKTIKSDRDMIRKEVWINTSEAEVNPAFSPLYELSKRTMGDLVTMRRLDAPCVMRKLILGPFKSNLNPVGVMSASWVAKQIVNLAQRDVRNIIVTINPLTFILFPIKEFCVASYFRFFSSSSKSLIDS, from the coding sequence ATGACTATAAGCTTAGGAATGGGATTGGCGATCGCTTTGGCTTCAGTTTTATGGGTAGAGCTGGTCAGAGATGTTTACCATACTTTGTCCCACCTCTGGCAGCCTCTATATCGTCTTCATGTGTGGCATCATCGAGTATTTCGGCGTGATTTATCAGTGGTAAGCGATCAGATCTATCGCCAGGCTCATTGGTATAACGATCTTCCTGAATGTCTAGTTATGTTGTTACTGAGCATTCTGCCCTGGGTTATTGTTCATACTGGTAATCTGTCTCCTCAATGGACAGCTTGGACAGGCTCGTTATATACTCTCAGTTTTTTACTCGGTGCGATCGGTCGTGGTTTGGGCATCCCCTTAGTTGATGAGCTAACCGATGTGACTCATCGTCCGGGAGAATTTACTAGTTTGCCTGCCCGTTGGTTTGTTAATCGTCCCTATCATTGGCGACATCATTTTGATAATCAGGATGCTTACTTCTCTGGCACTTTTACTTTGGTAGACAAAATAATGGGTACAGCACTATCTTTAAAAAATAAACGTATCGCTGTGACCGGAGCTTCGGGAACTTTAGGTCAGGCATTATTGACCCAACTATATTTAGCAGGAGCAAAAGTTACTGCACTTACCTCCTCTGGCAACTCGATTGTCTTAAATGTGCCAGGGAAAGAGTTACCGCTCAAAACTTTATCTTGGCAAATTGGACAGGAAGCGCAACTAGTTGCTGAATTAGAACAGATTGATATTTTAGTAATTAATCATGGAGTTAATGTTCACGAACAGCGAGACCTAGCTGCGATTACTAAGTCCTATGAAGTTAATGCTTTTTCTAGCTTGCGACTCATGGAATCTTTCTTTAAAACTATCAAAAGCGATCGCGACATGATCAGAAAAGAAGTGTGGATTAACACCTCCGAAGCAGAAGTTAATCCCGCTTTTAGCCCTCTTTATGAACTGAGCAAAAGGACAATGGGAGACTTGGTAACGATGCGTCGTTTAGATGCCCCTTGTGTAATGCGTAAACTAATTTTAGGACCTTTTAAAAGTAATCTTAATCCAGTGGGTGTAATGTCTGCTAGCTGGGTAGCTAAACAAATTGTTAACCTCGCTCAAAGAGATGTGCGGAACATAATTGTTACCATCAATCCCTTAACTTTTATCCTATTTCCGATTAAAGAGTTTTGCGTTGCTAGTTATTTTAGATTTTTTAGCTCATCAAGCAAGTCATTAATTGATAGTTAA
- a CDS encoding glycosyltransferase family 2 protein, with amino-acid sequence MAENYWRKKESESEFDPINSLLSEFSDPEAAEEEFRNDFFQGLAGRRQKAAFLLMVIWIVIISLHFVSWGKWLVLGFTIIAGIQILRYLFTKAEVAPPALKPKDFVSAPKVSLLIAARNEEAVISELVEMLCSLNYPEDKYEVWAIDDRSTDNTPAILDKLAREYSQLRVVHRAANAGGGKSGALNQVLPQTFGDIIGVFDADAKVTPDLLTRVVPLFTAQKMGAVQVRKAIANYSDNFWTKGQAAEMALDSYVQQQRIAVGGIGELRGNGQFVSRAALNSCGGWNEETITDDLDLTIRLHLDDWKIGFLLTPPVLEEGVTKASSLWHQRNRWAEGGYQRYLDYWRYIFKTPMGFGKRIDLLCWMFLQYILPAANVPDVIMAIARHRFPLLSPLTALLFAWGFWGMFRGLVRISVSEGKRLNLAVLLNISWQSLRGLIYMIHWQIVMLSITARMSIRPKRLKWVKTVHEGTLSVSSEQ; translated from the coding sequence ATGGCAGAGAATTATTGGCGCAAAAAAGAATCAGAATCAGAATTCGACCCCATTAACTCTCTCCTATCTGAATTTTCCGATCCAGAAGCAGCAGAAGAGGAATTTAGAAACGACTTTTTCCAAGGGTTAGCAGGGCGTAGGCAAAAAGCGGCTTTCTTGCTAATGGTGATTTGGATTGTGATAATTTCTCTTCATTTTGTCAGTTGGGGTAAATGGTTAGTGTTGGGTTTTACTATTATTGCTGGGATCCAGATTTTACGTTATCTCTTTACTAAAGCAGAGGTAGCACCTCCAGCCTTAAAGCCGAAAGATTTTGTCTCTGCTCCTAAGGTGTCGCTTTTGATTGCGGCTAGAAATGAAGAAGCCGTCATTAGTGAACTAGTAGAAATGCTCTGTAGTCTCAACTATCCAGAAGATAAATATGAAGTCTGGGCAATTGACGATCGCAGTACTGATAATACGCCTGCTATTTTAGATAAATTAGCCCGAGAATACTCACAACTTAGGGTAGTTCATCGTGCTGCAAATGCTGGAGGGGGTAAATCAGGAGCATTAAACCAGGTACTACCTCAAACCTTTGGCGATATCATTGGCGTATTTGATGCGGATGCCAAAGTTACCCCAGACTTATTAACAAGAGTAGTGCCCCTGTTTACGGCTCAGAAAATGGGTGCGGTCCAAGTGAGAAAAGCGATCGCCAATTATAGCGACAACTTCTGGACTAAAGGACAAGCAGCAGAAATGGCTCTTGATAGCTACGTCCAGCAACAAAGAATTGCCGTTGGCGGTATTGGTGAGTTGCGAGGCAATGGTCAATTTGTTAGTCGGGCTGCTCTAAATAGCTGTGGTGGTTGGAATGAAGAAACTATTACCGACGATTTAGACTTAACAATTCGCCTCCATCTAGATGACTGGAAAATTGGCTTTTTGTTAACTCCACCCGTATTAGAAGAAGGAGTTACCAAAGCCAGTTCCTTATGGCATCAGCGTAATCGTTGGGCAGAAGGAGGCTATCAACGCTATCTTGACTATTGGCGTTATATCTTTAAAACTCCAATGGGTTTTGGCAAAAGAATTGATTTGCTCTGTTGGATGTTTCTTCAGTATATTTTGCCCGCAGCTAATGTTCCTGATGTCATCATGGCGATCGCCCGCCACCGTTTTCCCTTACTCAGCCCTCTAACTGCTCTCTTATTTGCTTGGGGCTTTTGGGGAATGTTTCGCGGTTTAGTCCGAATTAGTGTCTCCGAAGGCAAAAGACTTAATTTGGCTGTACTGCTAAATATTTCCTGGCAATCCTTGAGGGGTTTAATTTACATGATTCATTGGCAAATTGTTATGCTGAGTATTACCGCCCGCATGTCGATCCGTCCCAAGCGTCTTAAGTGGGTCAAGACTGTCCATGAAGGCACGTTATCGGTGAGCAGTGAGCAGTGA